A stretch of the Musa acuminata AAA Group cultivar baxijiao chromosome BXJ2-7, Cavendish_Baxijiao_AAA, whole genome shotgun sequence genome encodes the following:
- the LOC135616994 gene encoding ABC transporter G family member 4-like, giving the protein MEGQPSFFPSVSSTPSSSFSSPTASSSSPSTTIVMAETPPSPPQREQKKTKTFELTAHSIFYVKPTAVHALKLLLNQCRPSQPTHYILRDVSLTARPGELLAVVGPSGAGKSTLLDILAARTAPTAGSLRLNSSPLHPASFRRLSAHVPQHDASLPLLTVAETFAFAARLLLPRHASASASAVIASLLADLRLSHLAHTRLSGNLSGGERRRVSIGLSLLRDPAVLLLDEPTSGLDSSSAHLVLQSLRSVAASRSTTIILSIHQPSSRLLSSIDSLLLLSKGSVIHHGSLSSLDHFLLSAGFSVPSQLNPLEFAMEVLHQLPHPTTTLKAQRASSTKLIEPKIQEEEEEEDITVHYSSSRVREILTLYGRCWKLVFRTKQLLLANTIEALIVGFLLGTIYINLSFDDEGIGKRLGLFAFTLTFLLSSTTETLPIFVGERPILLRDTSSGLYRLSSHLVAGTLVFVPYLLAISLLYATSVYFITGLCASWAAFTDFVLIVWALVLTANSFVLFVSSLAPDYIAGTSLVTVSLAGFFLFSGYFIAKESMPEYWVFVHYLSPYKYGLDALLANEYSCQANRCFEWAGKEMGGGCLATGRDVLARRGLREGERWANLQVLFGFFAFYRVLYWIVLRRRASMSKK; this is encoded by the coding sequence ATGGAAGGACAGCCATCTTTTTTCCCCTCTGTTAGCAgcactccttcctcttccttttcttctcccaccgcttcctcctcctccccctcgacCACCATTGTCATGGCCGAAACACCACCGTCACCCCCTCAGCGAGAACAGAAGAAGACGAAGACCTTTGAACTGACGGCGCACTCCATATTTTATGTCAAGCCCACCGCCGTGCACGCTTTGAAACTCCTCCTCAACCAATGCCGGCCCTCCCAACCGACGCATTACATCCTCCGCGACGTCTCCCTCACCGCCCGCCCCGGCGAGCTGCTCGCCGTCGTGGGTCCCAGCGGCGCCGGTAAGTCCACCCTCCTAGACATCCTCGCCGCCCGCACCGCCCCGACCGCCGGCTCACTCCGCCTCAACTCCTCCCCCCTCCACCCGGCCTCCTTCCGCCGCCTCTCCGCCCACGTCCCCCAGCACGATGCTTCCCTCCCACTCCTCACCGTCGCCGAGACCTTCGCCTTCGCCGCCCGCCTCCTCCTCCCCCGccacgcctccgcctccgcctccgctgtCATCGCCTCCCTACTCGCCGACCTCCGCCTTTCCCACCTCGCCCACACCCGCCTTTCCGGCAACCTTTCCGGCGGGGAGCGCCGCCGAGTTTCCATCGGCCTCAGCCTGCTGCGCGACCCTGCGGTGCTCCTCCTCGACGAGCCTACATCCGGCCTCGACAGCTCATCGGCGCACCTCGTCCTGCAGTCCCTAAGGAGCGTCGCTGCCTCCCGCTCCACCACCATCATCCTTTCCATCCACCAGCCCAGCTCTCGCCTTCTTTCTTCCATtgactccctcctcctcctctccaaagGCTCCGTCATCCACCACGGCTCCCTCTCCTCCCTCGACCACTTTCTCCTCTCCGCCGGCTTCTCGGTCCCCTCCCAGCTCAACCCCCTCGAGTTCGCCATGGAAGTGCTCCACCAACTCCCCCACCCGACCACCACCCTTAAAGCACAACGAGCTTCCTCCACCAAGTTGATAGAACCGAagatccaagaagaagaagaagaagaagacatcacaGTCCACTATTCCAGTTCTCGAGTTCGAGAAATCCTGACGCTCTACGGCCGCTGCTGGAAGCTCGTGTTCCGCACCAAACAGCTCCTCCTCGCCAACACTATCGAGGCGCTCATCGTCGGCTTCCTCCTGGGCACCATCTACATCAACTTGAGCTTCGACGACGAGGGCATTGGCAAACGGCTCGGCCTGTTCGCCTTCACTCTCACCTTCCTACTCTCCTCCACCACCGAGACGCTCCCCATCTTCGTGGGCGAGCGCCCCATCCTCCTCCGCGATACTTCCTCCGGCCTCTACCGCCTCTCCTCCCACCTGGTCGCTGGCACGCTCGTCTTCGTCCCCTACCTCCTCGCCATCTCCCTCCTCTACGCCACCTCCGTCTACTTCATCACCGGGCTCTGCGCGTCGTGGGCGGCGTTCACCGACTTCGTTCTCATCGTCTGGGCCCTCGTCCTCACTGCCAACTCCTTCGTACTCTTCGTCAGCTCCCTAGCGCCGGACTACATCGCCGGCACGTCGCTGGTCACGGTGTCGCTGGCgggcttcttcctcttctccggtTACTTCATAGCAAAGGAGAGCATGCCGGAGTACTGGGTCTTCGTGCACTACTTATCTCCATACAAGTACGGGCTGGACGCGCTGCTGGCCAATGAGTACAGCTGTCAAGCGAACCGGTGCTTCGAGTGGGCCGGCAAGGAGATGGGAGGGGGGTGTTTGGCGACCGGAAGAGATGTGCTGGCGAGGCGAGGCTTGAGGGAGGGAGAGAGGTGGGCAAACTTGCAGGTTCTCTTTGGGTTCTTCGCGTTCTACCGCGTCCTCTACTGGATCGTTCTCCGGAGGAGGGCCTCCATGTCCAAGAAATGA